A stretch of the Bradyrhizobium arachidis genome encodes the following:
- a CDS encoding site-specific integrase: MAKRQLHKLSAREAEAIIEPGRHSDGGGLYLAIETGAHARRQWIFLYRARGTGKRREIGLGPAKGKGRDGISLADARLKAADTRKKLAEGKDPAAERRAEMLAATTFGEFADAFLVSIKAGFKGKNTLADWTRDLKVRCKPIREIELANITVNDVLGILSPIWMTINRTARETRSRIERVLDAAEARGFRSGKNPAMWKTLKPLLPKSKRSKRHHKAAPYKDVPVIVQALQAKHEAADTAVNLAAEYIILTAVRTSEARLMRVREVDFAERLWTIPAERMKSEDHPEGKDFEVPLCDRAVAILKAVIPKEAARSAYVFAGQWSKDRTKPLGMNAVLQALKAVYPAMTTHGCRSSFRDWAGDETRFEREIAEMALAHKVGDETEQAYRRGNALKKRRQLMDAWGRYVASGSNVIRLPRGGLV, from the coding sequence ATGGCCAAAAGACAGTTGCACAAGCTCTCCGCGCGGGAAGCAGAGGCTATCATTGAGCCCGGGCGCCATAGTGACGGCGGCGGCCTTTACCTCGCGATTGAGACGGGTGCGCACGCGCGACGCCAATGGATTTTCCTCTACCGTGCGCGCGGCACCGGCAAGCGCCGAGAGATCGGGCTGGGCCCCGCCAAGGGCAAAGGCAGGGACGGCATCTCGCTCGCTGACGCCCGACTCAAGGCTGCAGACACACGCAAGAAACTGGCCGAAGGCAAGGACCCGGCGGCGGAGCGGCGTGCCGAAATGCTGGCGGCTACGACGTTCGGAGAGTTCGCGGATGCCTTCCTGGTATCGATCAAGGCGGGCTTCAAAGGCAAGAACACGCTGGCCGACTGGACACGAGACCTAAAGGTCCGGTGCAAGCCTATCCGGGAAATCGAGCTCGCCAACATCACGGTGAACGATGTGTTGGGGATCTTGTCGCCCATATGGATGACGATCAACCGCACGGCACGCGAAACTCGAAGCCGCATTGAGCGCGTCCTTGACGCTGCAGAGGCCAGGGGGTTTCGGTCCGGCAAGAACCCCGCGATGTGGAAGACCTTGAAGCCGCTCTTGCCGAAGTCAAAGCGGTCGAAGCGCCATCACAAAGCCGCACCCTACAAAGATGTACCCGTCATCGTTCAGGCGCTGCAAGCCAAGCACGAAGCGGCGGACACGGCCGTCAATCTCGCCGCCGAATACATCATCTTGACGGCGGTGCGGACCAGCGAAGCGCGCCTTATGCGCGTGCGCGAGGTGGACTTTGCAGAACGGCTTTGGACAATCCCAGCGGAACGGATGAAGTCAGAAGACCATCCCGAAGGCAAAGATTTCGAAGTGCCGCTCTGCGACCGCGCCGTTGCGATCTTGAAAGCTGTCATCCCTAAGGAGGCCGCGCGTAGCGCCTACGTATTCGCCGGACAATGGTCCAAGGACCGTACGAAGCCGCTCGGTATGAATGCCGTGCTGCAAGCACTAAAGGCAGTCTATCCGGCTATGACGACCCACGGATGCCGGTCCAGTTTCCGCGATTGGGCGGGTGACGAAACGCGTTTCGAACGCGAAATTGCGGAAATGGCATTGGCCCATAAGGTGGGTGATGAAACGGAGCAAGCCTATCGGCGTGGGAACGCGTTGAAGAAGCGGCGACAGTTGATGGACGCTTGGGGCCGATACGTCGCAAGCGGTTCTAACGTGATCCGACTCCCTCGTGGCGGGTTGGTATAA
- a CDS encoding nuclear transport factor 2 family protein, with protein sequence MPNQSLLDRLAIRDLVENWAVWRDAGDWERFATVWHEEGWMSATWFQGPAADFIRVSREGFAKGVRILHFLGGTSIDLEGARAIAQTKMTISQRAPVHDVLCDVVCTGRFYDFLEKRGGRWGIVRRQPIYEKDRIDPVDPAAAIRLDAEKLAALPEGYRHLAYMQELIGYKVKRDMPMLTGAEVDKLYTQGRDWLAGKAS encoded by the coding sequence ATGCCCAACCAATCCCTCCTCGACCGCCTGGCTATCCGCGACCTCGTCGAAAACTGGGCAGTCTGGCGCGATGCCGGCGATTGGGAGCGATTTGCGACCGTCTGGCACGAGGAAGGCTGGATGTCGGCAACCTGGTTTCAGGGGCCGGCTGCAGATTTCATCCGGGTTAGCCGGGAAGGCTTTGCAAAGGGCGTGCGTATCCTGCACTTCCTGGGCGGCACCAGCATCGACCTCGAAGGCGCGCGCGCCATCGCGCAGACCAAGATGACCATCTCGCAGCGCGCGCCGGTGCACGATGTCCTGTGCGACGTCGTCTGCACGGGTCGCTTCTACGACTTCCTGGAAAAGCGCGGTGGCAGATGGGGCATCGTCCGCCGCCAGCCGATCTATGAGAAGGATCGGATCGATCCGGTCGATCCCGCCGCCGCTATCCGGCTCGATGCGGAAAAACTGGCCGCTCTTCCCGAAGGCTATCGCCATCTCGCCTACATGCAGGAGCTGATCGGCTACAAGGTGAAGCGCGACATGCCGATGCTGACCGGCGCTGAGGTCGACAAGCTTTACACCCAAGGTCGCGACTGGTTAGCCGGCAAGGCCAGCTAA
- a CDS encoding response regulator, with protein MGQSKPFPRLAIVVEDDDIQRDMIALLLEASDFQVIQCEDAETASLALKMRHPVLLVTDINLVGRMNGIELARFARTNNPALRVVVISGQAPATALPDGVTFLAKPVYPTALIREATH; from the coding sequence ATGGGCCAGTCAAAACCATTCCCTCGCCTGGCGATCGTCGTTGAGGATGACGACATCCAGCGGGACATGATCGCGCTGCTTCTGGAAGCAAGTGATTTCCAGGTGATCCAGTGCGAGGACGCAGAAACCGCATCGCTCGCCCTTAAGATGAGGCATCCCGTTCTGCTTGTCACCGACATCAATCTGGTGGGGCGAATGAACGGAATCGAACTCGCCCGCTTTGCCCGAACGAATAATCCTGCATTGCGGGTAGTGGTGATCTCAGGTCAGGCGCCCGCGACGGCACTCCCCGACGGGGTGACATTCCTGGCGAAGCCGGTTTATCCGACCGCCCTGATCCGCGAAGCCACCCATTGA